The nucleotide sequence CTCACACCGAATTCGAAGCAGAAGTTTACATTCTGACTAAAGAAGAAGGTGGTCGTCACACACCATTCTTTAAGGGCTACAAGCCACAGTTCTACTTCCGCACGACTGACGTAACCGGTGAAGTTGAGCTGCCTGCCGACAAAGAAATGGTTATGCCAGGCGATACCGTTACTTTCAAAGTGAAGCTACTTGCTCCAATTGCTATGGATCAAGGTATGCGCTTTACCATTCGTGAAGGCGGCCGCACCGTTGGTGCTGGTGCTGTCACTGCGATTACTAAGTAATCACAGTCTTTCACAACCAAAAAGAGCCGCCTGAAAAGCGGCTTTTTTGGTGAGTGGTGAGCGGCTAGAACTTGAAAAATACATTAAAACATGTATAATGTAGTTATAACATTAATCATGTCGAGAACTCGATCGCGAAAAACCGATAGAGGTTACGGCATTGCACATATAGCAAGGAGTCTTCCATGGCACAAACGAACAGTGAGCTACCACGTATCCGCATTCGCTTACGGGCTTATGATCACAAAGTGATTGATCTTTCCACAAAACAAATAATCGAAACTGTTAATCGTACTGGTGCCACCGTTAACGGTCCGGTGCCACTTCCAACCCGACGCAGTACATTTACGCTTTCGAAGTCGCCGCATGTGTATAAAACTGGTGGTGAAACATATGAAATGCGGGTTCATAAGCGCTTAATCGATATCATCGGTGCGACCCCAAAAACTATCGATTCTTTACAGAACCTCAGCTTGCCTGCTGGCTGTGATGCTGAAATCCGCATGTAGCACTGCTACTCGCAATAAAAAACTCGCCAAATTACGGCGAGTTTTTTATTGTGCAGTAGATTCGATAGGGTATAATCATAACAGCTATGAAAAATCCTCCCAAAAAATCTGCATCCAGCGAAAAAGACAGCACTTTTTTTCTCAAACTTGTACTATATATTCTTATCGGCACTTTATGGCTAAAGTTTAGCGCACCACTGGTTATTTTTGGTCTTCCAATTAATGGGTTGCCACTCGGTCTCGTTATTGGGTTACTTTTTGCGCGGCATGACCATTTTCAGATCGATCGAAAGATAGAATATGCCATTCTTTTGATCATGACTATTGTTACCTACTTTCTTCCCGCCGGGGTGGTTATATGAACGTCGTCAAAAAACTGCGTTTCTTAGTCGTCGGCGGCAGCATGTCGCTAGCGTTATTCATGCTGGCCGGCGTCATACAAGGGTCAGCACAAGCAGCTCCACAGTACGACTGCAGCCAAAAACAGGCTGTAGTATTATGCGGTTTGGTCGAATCAAAGAATGGCCTTGTCCACACACTAAGCGCCATTAAAGCACCAAACTTACCAGAGCCAGCATGGTTTCAACCAGTGCGCCCAGTAACCAGAACAGTAACCTATAGTGTTACTTCAAGAGGCGCAGTCACAACTAATATTGAAGAATTTGCCCGCCTAGCACAAGAAACTTACGATCACCCAAATGGCTGGATAAAACTCGGAGTGCAGTTTAAACGCGTTGCCAGCGGCGGTGACTTCACTCTTTACCTTGCCTCCGCCGATCAAATGACAACTTTTTCAGCGCTTGGCTGTGACTCTACTTATAGCTGTCAAGTTGGCCGTGATGTGATCATAAATCAAGATCGTTGGCTGTATGCCACGCCAGCCTGGAATGAAGGCAGGGGAAGTCTTCGTGATTACCGGCATATGGTTGTTAACCATGAGACGGGTCATTGGCTTGGTCATGGCCACCAGAACTGCCCAAGCCCCGGGCAGCCCGCCCCAGTGATGCAGCAGCAGTCGATCAATCTTCAAGGCTGCACGTTTAATCCCTGGCCGCTACAAAGCGAGCTATATTCATCGAAGTTAGGCATATAGCATGAAGAAAGCGCCATTATCACAAAAAATTGCTGCTGTACCAAAGATTTGGTTTATTATCGCCTCTATTCTCCTTTTAGCGATTATATTGCTCATCATGTGGCTTCAGAGTGGCGCTGCCTACGCCACTAAAACGAACACCGCAATCGATAAGCAAAAGCAGACCCTCTCTGCGCGAATAGCAGAGCAAGCCGCACACCTTAAAAGCGGCGAAAAACATAAAAAGATTGATGCGCTCACCGCCATTAAAGCCGTCGCTGCAACCCCAGTTTGTAGTGATCAACCTGCTTGGTGGCAGCGTAGTCCAGCTGCAGCGCAGGCAATCGAGGCATGTAAAAAACACATAACCAACACGACCGCACTGCAATCAGAAATTAGCTACACCACAGAATTGCTTAATTTTGAGGAAGCGATAACAAATGTACTTAAGCAGGCGAGCGCACAAGGCACCAATAAATCGCCGGATGATTACCTTAAGCAGTGGCAAGCGGCGCTGCCAGTATTCGAAAAAATGACGGTACCAGAAGCCGCCAAAGCCATGACGAGCAAACTTAAAGAGAACACCCAGCAACTGACCGCGGCTTGGCAAGCACTCATTGAAGCTGATAAAAATCAGAATAAACAGCGTTACCAAGAAGTGCTAAAGCAACTTCAAGCTCGCTATGCCTCTTTGCAGAAGCTATCAGGCGATAGTAAAACAATGCTCGAAGCAGCTCGCAACCGTTTAGTACGTTCCTATGTGTCGCTCGTAAACTAATACAACCGCTAGATCCCACAAGAAAAAGCGTGATCACATCACGCGGTAACAATATAGTTGACAAACAGCGGTGGTCTCTGTTAAAATTACGAGGTAACTTTTAACGAAATATTAAAGC is from Verrucomicrobiia bacterium and encodes:
- the rpsJ gene encoding 30S ribosomal protein S10 yields the protein MAQTNSELPRIRIRLRAYDHKVIDLSTKQIIETVNRTGATVNGPVPLPTRRSTFTLSKSPHVYKTGGETYEMRVHKRLIDIIGATPKTIDSLQNLSLPAGCDAEIRM
- a CDS encoding DUF3152 domain-containing protein, whose product is MNVVKKLRFLVVGGSMSLALFMLAGVIQGSAQAAPQYDCSQKQAVVLCGLVESKNGLVHTLSAIKAPNLPEPAWFQPVRPVTRTVTYSVTSRGAVTTNIEEFARLAQETYDHPNGWIKLGVQFKRVASGGDFTLYLASADQMTTFSALGCDSTYSCQVGRDVIINQDRWLYATPAWNEGRGSLRDYRHMVVNHETGHWLGHGHQNCPSPGQPAPVMQQQSINLQGCTFNPWPLQSELYSSKLGI